The DNA sequence cacgtgtcgcaacaaTATTTGTCCACGTGTTGTCCATTATGTCATCATTATAGATACACCAAATTAGTTCTTCACTTCgaattaagtgactcattttaatccttgaaattgaatgtcgtgcaccaaactagtcccttcaccaattttttttatttttttaaatttaaaattttcaatatttagatgcactaatttcaattctatttttttataaatcgtttaaatacaagttctttcataaaaaaatttaaaattttagttttaattgtataagttttttcaataataatttaacattagtaaattttaatatataagtatgttattgtaaaaaaaaattatatgattgattagacacatcttttcataaaaaaaacgttttttttataaatatgttactataaaaaaagaattatatgattgattagacacatttttcatcaaaaaatgtatttttaacaagaaatcgataattaaaataaacattttttttgttcttgtaaAATACACGTTTCTTTTGTGTGTAAATGGTAGTGAGAGCGCTTGAAATGCCTTTACGTTAACTCTAAGACGGCAGTTAGGGGTATctgcaagaaaaaaaattttataaaagcacttgtatttgaataatatgtgaaaaaataaaattgaaattgatacATTTAAagatattgagaattttaaatttgcaaaaaagaaaaaggagaaaaaactaGTAAAGAGACTAGTttagtgcacgacattcaatttcagggactaaaagttcacttaatgcaaagtaAGAGACTAATTTAGtgcatctacaatgatgacataatAGACATGTGGACGAATCCTGTTgcgacacgtggccaaataacattgtgacacatgacacaaccatccacatcagcatgccacgtgtcactggtcatCACATCATCATAcaattacacgtggccaaattgTGGAGTGACGCATATCACTAACAGCCGACGTCATCAAGTCATATCATCACGTCATTAATGGAAATTGGGTCAGAACTAACATAGTGCACTTTTATCAATCTCAGGGACGATTTTAGTGCACAACGACAATTTTAggaacattttttttataaaaaaaaaatgtttttataacTTTAAGGTCAGAtacctaattacaaatttaaaaacctaattataaatttgaaaagaaaCTCTAGACTTGGGGAATAATTTAATTCATATTATATTGAAGTTGCTTACGTTATACAGCGAAAAGTCAAAAACGACGGAACTCATTCTTCGAAGGCATAGTAAATATGAATCCTGAATGGAATTTACAGAGTGGCGCATAGATTCTTATATCATCGAGCTACATATACCGCGAAACATGTAAACAGTTTGACAAACAAGAGCATGTACCTGAGCAGCCAAGTGCTCTTAAGGGACCCAGTCAACTACTTATTAAATGATCCAAGTCAGCCATCACGGGCTGAAACCAGGATTAGGATTTGCACGATGCATTTGGCGGCGAAGTTCTCCCAGGAAGTCCAGCTGTGAACCAAAAGATGAAGGACCTGGGGACATAATCTGAAAGGAAATATACCAAGATATCAATTGATGGATGGATAGATGGAGGATGAGATTAGTACAAAGCTTACCTGATGAGGGAGTCTGAACTGAGTCCACACTGATGATGTAGCACCCGAATACATTTCTGGCTTTTCTGATATATCAAAGTTGGAAGAAATGAAAATTAGAAAGCAACATCACATGGCCATACTACTTGGTTTGTATACAGAAGTAGAACATAAACTGATTATCACTTGATCTTACCGAGGAATTGTCCAGATTCACAAAAGCGACAAAAATGCATAAACAAAATATGGAAATATAGAAAACCAAAAGAAAGAGATAACACCTAGAGGCTGCTTAAAGAGGAATTCttcaattaaataataatgaATATCCACCACTTAATGAATCCTCAGCATGAACTACACCTTGTCATTGGCATGCTGTATTTCTCCTAACAAGGGTAGCCAATACAACACATACGACTATGCGATTTTTGGGGCAATAAATACATTAAACTCACAAGACACTGCCTGCCAAATGTGCTAAAAAGAATCGGTCTACTACAGTAGTTAGTCCAAGTCAATTCATAATATCGCTTATGATTGAGTTCAAATCATGCAAAACTTACGATTCCAAGACTGGGATTTACTCAACTAGTTTGAGTTCCATATCATCAAATattaaaaacagtagaaaacATTCATAAAAGGAAAAGCTTGTCAGCATTGAAGGTTGCCAACTCACCAGATGAATCTTTGGCATTATTGTATGACTGTATTGCAgctgaccaacctggaaaaaATTACAGCCAACGGATAACAAGTACTGTTAACCAAGGATATGGACATAGTGGACtcataaaactaaatgaacaaATCTTGCCCATTCGAAACCTCACCACCACCAGACATTTCTTTCCTCCTCCCTTTCCCTTTGTAATCCAATAAATTTATATTACGTATCATGGATAAATGAATCATAGAACTTTTAatgtcaagaagaagaagaaaaaagatatgCAAATGGGCCCATGTATGCATAAACCATAGGGTTGACAGTTAAATCAAAGTATATATTCAATATCCACAAAGCAATTTCTAGATTTCTTTGCCTATGCAGTTGTTAAGTGAAAACTATAAACCATCTTGAAGGAACTAACTCAATGGGATGGCAATAGCATTTCCAAAATCCACAAGAATGAATGAGCAAAAATATTAGATAAAACTTGAAATCGATAATTGAGTTGTCTCTGTGTGACTTCAAGACATGAGTTCAAGCAGTGGAATCAACCACTGATGCTGATAAAATTATCAGGTTTGGCTTCCTACATCACACCTTTTGGGTGAGGTGGGATGCTTGTTCACAGGGCTCGCTCTCTTTTTTACATATCCCCTTGCCATCAACAATTTCAAAGAAACCAATGTGATTGATATATCCCTTTAAATCCGAGTATCTCAAAGCAATGTATGCCAATTGAAGCTGAATGTCATTTCTTAAAGGATTATTCTAATAACTTAAGGAATATAGAAAGCACAACATTAAACGAATATGCAATTAATCAACAGACACAAGTCCACAGGAACAAGTACTGAGAACAAGATGTAAACATACGATCGTTAAGAAGCTGGGAAGCAGCACTGCAGCTACACCCTTCTAGAGCTATGAATCTTGAATAATGATTCTCATTAACAAGACTGTAGCAACCAATATCTCCCTGATCTGGAACATGAGCATTTCTTGGCAAAGCATTTTGATTCTTTTCTGAATCATTTCCTGCACTGTTTGCTCGATCAAGCCGATCTAACAGGAGCCAATCAACATCTATAAATTAGAAAGAAACCAAACAAAACCAGAACTGGAAGCAAATACATTGTGAGGTCTGCATTTctcacaaaatgaaaatgaattaCATACACTGAAGACTGTAACTAACGCTAGTAATTGTCCTTTTTAAGACTTTTGTTCTTTACACCACTAAAAGTAAGTACCTTAATGAAGGAATTTCAAAGGAAACCACAGCTACTAGAAAGGGAAGCATTTGTCACTGACATGTAATGCCTAGGTCAATTTCTTCCTCTATAATCCAAATAAATTTGATCTTTCAATTTTATCAAATGCACAGAACTTTCTATGGTACAAAGCATTAAATATTCACCAGAAGTTGTGGTTTATTTCTGGTTTGATTATACACGAATTCTTTGAAAACCTAAACATTCTAACTTTTAAGACCTAAAGGTATTGTTCACAGCAGCCACTGGTTTCCCATTGATATTTTGTACTAACTGCAAATTGACCATCCCTCAATATGACTTCATTAACACAATTTTACAAGCCTGAATACACCAACAAAACCCGAATTATAGACCTCCTTTTCTCGAATATCAGAGACATCAAACTCATTTGCCAGGTAGAATCTATGTTCCTCCCCAACTATTTAATCAGGATGGTTAATTGTAGAAATATTTCTTTAGGGAAGATCAAGAGGTCAAGTAGCAActgactttttctttcttttcttttcggttGCGGTACTGAGAAATCAAGCAAAAGAACAGTTGGTGAAATTTGACAACAAAAACTCCAGTTTCACGTTGAAAATATATGTATCTTTTCACAAAAAGGCAATAAAAACGCTCATTTTTATGTTTCATTTCTTGTGTACTCTGGAATGAATTAACAAGTTCATGATTAAACGTTCATTTCTTTCTCCCAAGTGACAGAGAGCCGAACATAATTTACAAATGGAAAAGGCAGATCATAAAATATCATGTTAAGAAATTCTAAAATGCTACAAGGGAATCACTCTGGCACAAAAACGATAATTCTGGTGAGATTTTGTTACTAGTTAAACTCAGTCTCTGAGCCGTGACTTTGTCCTGATTTTGCTTCCGTGACTTGTTTCATGGATATATAAccagtaagtttttttttttttttttggtataaagAAGAGATGCGTgtctgaagaaaaaaaagaaaagggagtCCTTTTATGGTGTTGGTGGAGATGATGGTCCATGGAAAGCAGGGCAAATGAGAGGGAAGGAACTATGATCTGGATTCAGGAGGTATGTGCATAATTAGAATGAAGGGGCTATCTAGGCTACAATTTGGATGAGATGAGCTGGTTTAGGAGGAATTCAAATGACATAAATAAAAGCAATGAAGAATGGGGAGAAGGAGTGAACTAACCAGAAGACTTGCGCCTGTTGGCAGAACGGTTCCTGAAAGAAGAATGAGTAGAAATGAGATgggaaaagaaaagggaaacgGAAAAGGATTCGGATTCAGATAATCAATAATACCTTTGATTAGGAGGAGCGTAGCGCTTGACCACAGTGCCCGATTCCGCTGCTTGGGGTAATATCGCTGCCTGAGCGTTGTCCAGCATCTCTCCCTCTTTCTCCAACCACTCTCTCGTTTAGAGAGTTGGAGCAACAATGATTCAATGAATAACCCAACTCAGATTTGAGAGAGCGAGCCAAGATCTTCCATTGACCTGTCTAATATATCTCTCAATTACTAGTAACAAGTGTAATAGCGCGTCCATGtgagtgataaaattaaaattataattttaaattgttttgttaagattaatttaaattataataatttgattaataaaaatataatatattatgtattgtttattttttttaatttagtattaaatatattaattctaaaatagttattaattagttttagtaatttattttttttaataaatcaaacatatatactcaatgtgactataaataacttaataatacttaAACTCaccaataattttttatatgttgttttactgtcaagtaaaaacatatcaaaatcagctcaaaataaataataaattattagagaattataATGTacaaaagtctctaataaacaataaataatttaaacccactaaaaaataactcaacacttttctttgatacctacaaaacatatacctgaaataatattatatcaatgttagtatacagttttacaatcatcgaccgtatttactatacgtgactccttcttaaaagttattctacataCGTGTGCAGTCGAAAGATAAATtactggattttattttatttttctaaattactataattatgcattattcattaaatgctacttgtaatataattgtaatattgtaatataattataataaagatatttttctaaaataaatttagaagagagaatagtgctttcattttggagggaaaatgaatTCATAAGAAATGGAcacttcacttttattagttgataatgtattaaatattgattttatataattataataaagatattttcctaaattagtataatcatgcattattcgttaaatgttaattgtaatataattataataaatatatttttctaaaataaatttagaagagaaaatagttattttattttagaggaaaaatgaattcatgagaaattgacacctcacttttattagttggaagaaaaattcagttttagtatatttctcgttattatatatttttctctaatcatatatccactgTTTTCTTTCCTTCGTTTCAGCCTTTTGAATCTGGGTTTAACTTGtcgtagttctcacttctcagtcattctattagatgtagttgataaTTATTGAAATTCTTTAACTAacataggagaaaaatatattattatataatagaattaatatgagtatattttgttattaaatacacaaagttaatgtaaaataaaattacacataaaaaaaacaaagaaaataaaattaaaatagcaaaaacgataaaaagattatttttacaattttgctttgtcatttttatgtatagaagattagaaaataataaacttttgactaaattaattttgtatttgttatattcaaattaaataaataataagttgtattattttaatttattccttaaatttatatatcataaaaatcaaatcaatatacataattttaaattgtgtgatacttaaatatctaatcaaatcaattagttgatataattaatgcatcataatgaattgtatttaatgagttaaataaaataaattaagaaacactcTCAGAAATATGCTACGTTGACTCtatcattaaatgtaaaaaatcgatttttatataatagaatcgataatataatagacggtgagaaagagaaagataaacattttagatcttaggttgtttcatttggatgttgtaatgtgggtatcacattattttacttattctaccctatggacctttttgtaactttatttcagtatcaatagaatttcactaccttttagtaataaattaaaatctaaaatataattgaaaaaacaacgtaaagaataaaaaattattgattgaaattttattttattttttgttattataacaggtatttttatttaatataccaaCACCGTacaaaattaatcttaaaaaaagtataaaatataaataaatatactgaattaagagataaaattatCTTTGTTATCTCATTTTTACTTTTAGCAGCACAATAGAATATCATGTACTCAACATAATTTAAGatgcaaattataattaattatactttttattttaaaatatttaaaattaatcttaatataaataaaaataatttaatatattaaataaattaataaaataatataagttaactatttttattaattttgttgttttttctgACTACCTTTAAAATTacgactttttttttaaatttgactgtgaaataaaatt is a window from the Arachis hypogaea cultivar Tifrunner chromosome 17, arahy.Tifrunner.gnm2.J5K5, whole genome shotgun sequence genome containing:
- the LOC112765085 gene encoding uncharacterized protein gives rise to the protein MLDNAQAAILPQAAESGTVVKRYAPPNQRNRSANRRKSSDRLDRANSAGNDSEKNQNALPRNAHVPDQGDIGCYSLVNENHYSRFIALEGCSCSAASQLLNDRWSAAIQSYNNAKDSSEKPEMYSGATSSVWTQFRLPHQIMSPGPSSFGSQLDFLGELRRQMHRANPNPGFSP